Proteins from one Pseudomonas bijieensis genomic window:
- a CDS encoding CBS domain-containing protein, with the protein MKTVAQLLRIKDEKNQQVHTISPDDMVLQALMRMAEKNVGALLVVKNDEVLGIISERDYARKMVLHGRSSVGTKVSDIMVSPVITIDPHQNVETCLSIMTEKHLRHLPVVEDGKLVGLLSIGDLVKEAIAEQADLIRQLEQYIRGE; encoded by the coding sequence ATGAAAACCGTCGCGCAGTTGCTCCGGATAAAAGATGAGAAGAACCAGCAAGTGCACACCATCTCACCGGACGACATGGTATTGCAGGCCCTGATGCGCATGGCCGAGAAAAACGTCGGCGCCTTGCTGGTGGTGAAAAACGATGAAGTGCTGGGCATCATCAGCGAGCGCGACTACGCGCGCAAAATGGTCTTGCATGGCCGCTCTTCGGTGGGCACGAAAGTGAGCGACATCATGGTCTCCCCGGTGATCACCATAGACCCGCACCAGAATGTCGAAACCTGCCTGAGCATCATGACCGAAAAGCACCTGCGGCATTTGCCGGTGGTCGAGGACGGCAAGCTCGTCGGCCTGCTGTCCATCGGCGACCTGGTCAAGGAAGCCATTGCCGAGCAGGCCGACCTGATCCGACAACTGGAGCAATACATTCGCGGCGAATGA
- a CDS encoding paraquat-inducible protein A, which translates to MADTARLIICEHCDAVYEPVVLAPHQKASCVRCHAVIQRYNGLTIEQRLALSATAAVLWAFANIYPVMSIRLQGLSNSATLWDSIVALSQGPITFIALVTAVAIIIAPAFQLVLLLWVLGHAYLQRRAPGFNLCMRSLETLRPWSMLEVCLLGALVAVIKLAGLLDVLPGIGLFALAALSLLMIRIAGRDVRDLWDNL; encoded by the coding sequence ATGGCCGACACCGCCCGACTGATCATTTGTGAACATTGCGATGCGGTATACGAGCCGGTTGTGCTCGCCCCGCACCAGAAAGCCTCGTGCGTGCGCTGCCACGCTGTAATCCAGCGCTACAACGGCCTGACCATCGAGCAGCGCCTGGCCTTGAGCGCAACGGCCGCGGTGCTGTGGGCCTTCGCCAACATCTACCCGGTCATGAGCATCCGCCTCCAGGGCCTGAGCAACAGCGCGACGTTATGGGACTCCATCGTGGCGCTGAGCCAGGGGCCGATCACCTTCATCGCCCTGGTGACAGCGGTGGCAATCATCATTGCACCGGCCTTCCAACTAGTGCTTCTGCTCTGGGTGCTGGGCCATGCCTACCTCCAGCGGCGGGCGCCGGGGTTCAACCTGTGCATGCGCAGCCTGGAAACCCTGCGGCCCTGGAGCATGCTGGAGGTGTGCCTGCTGGGCGCGCTGGTGGCGGTGATCAAGCTCGCCGGCCTGCTGGACGTGCTTCCGGGGATCGGCCTGTTCGCCCTGGCGGCCTTGAGCCTGCTGATGATCCGCATTGCCGGGCGCGATGTCCGCGACCTGTGGGACAACCTGTGA
- a CDS encoding aldose epimerase family protein has protein sequence MLESRQLLTALGVSLMIATSASQATGLTNERGTFGKTDDGTAVEKFVLRNSHGMEATVITYGGILQSLSVPDKNGKAADIVLGFDDVQGYQKNGSVYFGATIGRFGNRLADGAFELDGKRYQVPQNDHGNSLHGGPQGFDKRVWKAEPHNAKDSVGVTLTYLSPDGEMGFPGALKTDVTYSLNEQNELRIEYKATTDKPTVLNLTNHSYFNLAGAGNGDILEQIATLHAAHYTPVTGKLIPTGELAPVAGTPMDFTQPTAIGTHIKADHPQLKFAEPKQGGFDFNWALDAKGDVTKLAAEVYDTDSGRRLQLYTSEPGVQFYTSNFLDGTVKGKHGKVYPHWGAFTLETQHYPDSPNQPNFPSTRLDPGQTYTQTMVLKFSAK, from the coding sequence ATGCTTGAATCCAGACAACTGCTCACGGCCCTCGGAGTGTCTCTGATGATCGCCACCTCGGCTTCCCAGGCTACCGGCCTGACCAACGAACGCGGTACGTTCGGCAAGACCGACGACGGCACGGCGGTGGAAAAATTCGTGCTGCGCAACAGCCACGGCATGGAGGCCACGGTCATCACCTACGGCGGCATCCTGCAGTCATTGAGCGTGCCGGACAAAAACGGCAAGGCCGCCGACATCGTGCTCGGTTTCGACGATGTGCAGGGTTACCAGAAGAACGGCAGCGTGTATTTCGGCGCGACCATCGGCCGCTTTGGCAATCGCCTGGCCGACGGGGCTTTCGAGCTGGACGGCAAGCGTTACCAGGTGCCGCAGAACGACCATGGCAACTCCCTGCACGGCGGCCCACAAGGGTTCGACAAGCGCGTCTGGAAGGCCGAGCCCCATAATGCCAAGGACTCGGTGGGTGTCACCCTGACCTACCTGTCACCTGATGGCGAGATGGGCTTTCCCGGCGCACTAAAGACCGACGTCACCTACAGCCTCAACGAACAGAACGAGTTGCGCATCGAGTACAAGGCCACCACCGACAAACCCACGGTGCTGAACCTGACCAACCACAGCTATTTCAACCTGGCCGGCGCCGGCAACGGCGACATACTCGAGCAGATCGCAACTCTGCACGCAGCCCATTACACGCCGGTCACTGGAAAACTCATTCCCACCGGCGAACTGGCCCCCGTAGCCGGCACACCGATGGATTTCACCCAACCCACCGCCATCGGCACCCATATCAAGGCCGATCACCCACAACTCAAATTCGCCGAGCCGAAACAGGGTGGCTTCGATTTCAACTGGGCGCTGGACGCCAAGGGCGACGTGACCAAACTGGCCGCCGAGGTGTATGACACCGATTCCGGACGCCGCCTGCAGCTCTACACCAGCGAGCCTGGCGTGCAGTTCTACACCAGCAACTTCCTCGACGGCACAGTCAAGGGCAAGCATGGCAAGGTCTATCCGCACTGGGGCGCGTTCACCCTGGAAACCCAGCACTACCCCGACTCGCCCAACCAGCCGAACTTCCCCTCGACGCGGCTCGATCCAGGCCAGACCTACACCCAGACCATGGTGCTGAAGTTCTCGGCAAAATAA
- a CDS encoding paraquat-inducible protein A translates to MDTPPEARDLDLCLCHSCGLACDMTDEPQACPRCDAALHRRKPNAITRTWAYMLAALVFYIPANLLPVMNTQMLGEGADSTIISGVIEFWQSGAWDIALIIFIASIAVPGIKFVVLTLLLVTAQRRSTWAQVQRAKLYRLVEVIGYWSMLDVLVVALVAALVKFQALSDIEPRPGILFFGLVVLFTMLSAMSFDPRLIWDTQPSEEVMDEVASH, encoded by the coding sequence CTGGACACCCCGCCAGAAGCCCGCGACCTGGACCTGTGCCTGTGCCACAGTTGCGGCCTGGCCTGTGACATGACCGACGAACCCCAGGCCTGCCCCCGCTGCGACGCCGCCCTGCACCGACGCAAACCCAACGCCATCACCCGGACCTGGGCCTACATGCTGGCCGCACTGGTGTTCTACATTCCGGCCAACCTGCTACCGGTGATGAATACCCAGATGCTCGGCGAAGGCGCCGACAGCACCATCATCAGCGGCGTCATCGAGTTCTGGCAAAGCGGCGCCTGGGACATCGCCCTGATTATCTTCATCGCCAGCATCGCCGTACCGGGCATCAAGTTCGTGGTCCTGACCCTGTTGCTGGTGACCGCGCAGCGGCGCAGCACCTGGGCCCAGGTCCAGCGGGCGAAGCTGTACCGGCTGGTGGAAGTCATCGGCTACTGGTCAATGCTCGATGTGCTGGTGGTGGCCCTGGTGGCGGCACTGGTCAAGTTCCAGGCCCTGAGCGATATCGAACCGCGGCCGGGGATCCTGTTCTTCGGCCTCGTGGTGCTGTTCACCATGCTGTCGGCCATGAGTTTCGACCCCCGGCTGATCTGGGACACTCAACCATCCGAGGAGGTCATGGATGAAGTCGCAAGCCACTGA
- a CDS encoding DUF1615 domain-containing protein — MQLNRLMISVAALLALAGCGSRQVQEPERQPAEVKAQIVRLLPAKTVDREGWATDIYVAFAAQQIPTTTQNICAVLAVTEQESTFQADPPVPGLGRIARQEINRRAAKVHVPELLVSGALQVRSPNGKSYSDRLNAARSEKELSEIFDDFIGMVPLGKTLFDGFNPVHTGGPMQVSIAFAQANARNYPYTVDGSIRREVFSRRGGMYFGIAHLLGYPVSYTEPLYRFADFNAGWYASRNAAFQHAVSVASGISLALDGDLVAHDSIMPGSTELAVRTLGKSLGMRNPTIRDQLEQGDSLAFEDSKLYKRVFELAERAEGKALPRAVLPGIVLKSPKITRKLTTAWFAKRVDERYQRCMARASGR, encoded by the coding sequence ATGCAACTCAATCGATTGATGATCAGCGTCGCCGCGTTGCTGGCCCTTGCCGGTTGCGGCAGCCGCCAGGTCCAGGAGCCTGAGCGCCAGCCCGCCGAGGTCAAGGCGCAGATTGTGCGATTGCTGCCGGCCAAGACTGTGGATCGCGAGGGCTGGGCGACTGATATCTATGTCGCTTTCGCGGCTCAGCAGATCCCGACCACCACGCAGAACATCTGTGCTGTCCTGGCGGTGACCGAACAGGAGTCGACGTTCCAGGCCGACCCGCCGGTGCCGGGGCTGGGCAGGATCGCGCGTCAGGAGATCAACCGCCGTGCGGCGAAGGTGCACGTTCCGGAGCTGTTGGTCAGTGGTGCACTCCAGGTACGTTCGCCCAACGGCAAAAGCTACAGCGATCGGCTCAACGCGGCGCGTAGCGAGAAAGAACTGAGCGAGATTTTCGACGACTTCATTGGCATGGTGCCGTTGGGCAAGACACTGTTCGACGGTTTCAATCCGGTGCACACGGGTGGGCCAATGCAGGTCAGCATCGCCTTTGCCCAGGCCAATGCGCGAAATTATCCCTATACGGTAGATGGCTCGATTCGTCGCGAAGTGTTCAGCCGTCGTGGCGGGATGTACTTCGGTATCGCGCATTTGCTGGGCTATCCGGTGAGCTACACCGAGCCGTTGTATCGTTTTGCCGATTTCAATGCCGGGTGGTACGCCAGTCGTAACGCGGCTTTCCAGCATGCGGTAAGTGTAGCGTCGGGCATTTCCCTGGCGCTGGATGGCGATCTGGTTGCCCATGATTCAATCATGCCAGGCAGCACGGAATTGGCGGTACGTACGTTGGGCAAGTCGCTAGGGATGCGCAATCCGACCATTCGCGATCAATTGGAGCAGGGTGACAGCCTGGCATTCGAGGACAGCAAGCTCTACAAGCGTGTGTTCGAGCTGGCTGAGCGGGCCGAGGGCAAGGCGTTGCCGCGGGCGGTACTGCCGGGGATCGTGCTCAAGAGCCCGAAGATTACGCGCAAGCTGACCACAGCGTGGTTCGCCAAGCGGGTGGATGAGCGTTATCAGCGGTGCATGGCGCGGGCGTCGGGGCGTTAG
- a CDS encoding membrane integrity-associated transporter subunit PqiC codes for MPMTLKLTLVAVALLLGACRSDPIHYHTLSPAQPAGQSRSGVDIQIEQVSVPPQVDRTQIVIRQGNSGLAILETQWWGASLADELRSSLDEQLSNPGAPKALLRVDVQRFDSIPGRYARMDVQWRLRNPGNDARPLTCRSSLQTPTGASIDELVTAHQENVRQFVGLVEQAAARKMCP; via the coding sequence ATGCCGATGACGCTGAAACTCACCCTGGTTGCCGTGGCGTTGCTACTGGGCGCCTGCCGCAGCGATCCGATCCACTACCACACCCTGAGCCCGGCCCAACCGGCCGGCCAGTCGCGCTCCGGCGTGGACATCCAGATCGAACAGGTCAGCGTGCCGCCCCAGGTGGACCGCACCCAGATCGTCATACGCCAGGGCAACAGCGGGCTGGCGATCCTGGAAACGCAATGGTGGGGCGCCAGCCTGGCCGATGAACTGCGCAGCAGCCTGGACGAACAACTGAGCAACCCCGGCGCGCCGAAAGCATTGCTGCGGGTGGACGTGCAACGCTTTGATTCGATCCCTGGCCGCTATGCCCGCATGGATGTGCAATGGCGACTGCGCAACCCGGGCAACGACGCCCGCCCCCTCACCTGCCGCAGCAGCCTGCAGACGCCGACGGGCGCCAGTATCGACGAGCTGGTGACGGCGCATCAGGAGAATGTCCGGCAATTTGTCGGCCTCGTCGAGCAGGCGGCCGCACGCAAGATGTGCCCTTGA
- a CDS encoding intermembrane transport protein PqiB — MKSQATDGQQPAPGRAHVTSRRWTVSLVWIVPIIAVLVGISLVVHNWLQEGPTITITFKTGQGLTANKTQVKYRNVVIGQVTDVQLSDDQKNVTATVKLAKTADTFTHEDSVFWVVRPRIGAGGISGIDTLLSGDFIGADAGQSKVRAKSFTGLENPPPITYGEPGKRFTLHSQDLGSLDIGSPVYLRKIPVGQVVSYALDAEGKGVDIDVFVNAPNDVYVTENTRFWNVSGVDVNVGANGFAVKTESLSALLLGGIAFRAPEYSPNDTPASEDKTFELFADQQSALAPPDGKAQYLALRFDQALRGLRVGAPVEFLGVEVGRVVAINLDFDEKQRSFPVNVGVVIYPQRLGKAHEKLLKSLNHNPDDEAAGARLIGSFVERGLRAQARSGNLLTGQLYISLDFYPKAEKVAFDPSARPVRIPTIPGSLQQLQEQLQAMIERINKLPLESIAGNLDGNLVELRKGLAQFNSKTLPGVQSTLQDVSKTLQSANSTLAEDSPQREQLTQTLDDLGRMSRSLRELSDYLSRHPESLLRGRPKDAPAQNLTLPVKE, encoded by the coding sequence ATGAAGTCGCAAGCCACTGACGGGCAACAACCCGCACCCGGCCGTGCCCACGTCACCAGCCGTCGCTGGACGGTGTCGCTGGTATGGATCGTGCCGATCATCGCGGTGCTGGTAGGCATTTCCCTGGTGGTCCACAACTGGCTGCAGGAAGGCCCGACCATCACCATCACCTTCAAGACCGGCCAGGGCCTGACCGCCAACAAGACCCAGGTGAAATATCGCAACGTGGTCATCGGACAGGTCACCGACGTGCAACTGAGCGATGACCAGAAGAACGTCACCGCCACGGTCAAGCTCGCCAAGACTGCCGACACCTTCACCCACGAGGATTCGGTGTTCTGGGTGGTGCGGCCAAGGATCGGGGCCGGTGGGATCTCGGGAATCGACACCCTGCTGTCAGGAGACTTCATCGGCGCCGACGCCGGTCAATCGAAAGTGCGCGCCAAATCCTTCACCGGCCTGGAGAACCCGCCTCCCATCACTTATGGCGAACCGGGCAAGCGCTTCACCCTGCACTCCCAGGACCTCGGCTCGCTGGATATCGGCTCGCCGGTGTACCTGCGCAAGATCCCAGTGGGCCAAGTGGTGTCCTATGCCCTGGACGCCGAGGGCAAAGGCGTCGACATCGACGTGTTCGTCAACGCGCCCAACGATGTCTACGTCACCGAAAACACCCGGTTCTGGAATGTCAGCGGCGTGGATGTGAACGTCGGAGCCAACGGCTTCGCGGTCAAGACCGAATCGCTCTCGGCGCTGCTGCTGGGCGGCATCGCGTTCCGGGCGCCGGAATACAGCCCCAACGACACCCCTGCCAGCGAAGACAAGACATTCGAGCTGTTCGCCGACCAGCAGAGCGCCCTCGCCCCGCCCGATGGCAAGGCGCAGTACCTGGCCCTGCGGTTCGATCAGGCACTGCGCGGCTTGCGAGTCGGGGCGCCGGTGGAGTTCCTCGGCGTGGAAGTCGGCAGGGTGGTGGCAATCAATCTGGATTTCGATGAGAAACAGCGCAGCTTTCCGGTCAACGTCGGCGTGGTGATCTACCCGCAGCGCCTGGGCAAGGCCCATGAGAAGCTGCTCAAGAGCCTCAATCACAACCCGGACGACGAAGCCGCCGGCGCCCGCCTGATCGGCAGCTTCGTCGAACGCGGCCTGCGCGCCCAGGCCCGCAGCGGCAACCTGTTGACCGGGCAGTTGTACATCTCGCTGGATTTCTACCCCAAGGCGGAAAAAGTCGCCTTCGACCCAAGCGCCCGCCCCGTGCGCATCCCGACCATCCCGGGCAGCCTCCAACAACTGCAGGAACAACTGCAGGCGATGATCGAGCGGATCAACAAACTGCCACTGGAGAGCATCGCCGGCAACCTGGATGGCAACCTGGTAGAGCTGCGCAAAGGCCTGGCCCAGTTCAACAGCAAGACCCTGCCGGGCGTACAAAGCACCTTGCAGGACGTGAGCAAGACCCTGCAATCGGCCAATTCGACCCTCGCCGAAGATTCGCCCCAGCGCGAACAACTGACCCAGACCCTGGACGACCTGGGGCGCATGTCGCGCTCGCTGCGCGAACTGTCGGACTACCTGAGCCGCCACCCCGAATCGCTGCTTCGCGGTCGTCCCAAGGACGCACCGGCACAGAACCTCACATTGCCGGTGAAAGAATGA
- a CDS encoding DNA polymerase II → MDLQQGFVLTRHWRDTPAGTEVEFWLATDAGPRRVRLPVQPSVAFVPQIQRGQLEALLQGEKDIELRPLDLLDFEHRPVLGLYCQQHAQLMRLDTTLRRAGVEVFEADIRPPERYLMERFITAPVWFGGTPAADGLLVDVQMKPAPDYRPPLRLVSLDIETTAQGELYSIALEGCGERQVYMLGPANGDDSGVDFQLEYCESRTALLKKLNDWFARFDPDGIIGWNLVQFDLRVLHEHARRLAVPLRLGRGGEEMQWREHGTRNNHFFASAAGRLIIDGIESLRSATWSFPSFSLENVAQTLLGEGKSIDNPYQRMDEINRMFAEDKPALARYNLKDCELVTRIFAKTELLKFLLERASVTGLPADRSGGSVAAFTHLYMPLMHRQGFVAPNLGQRPPEASPGGFVMDSQPGLYESVLVLDYKSLYPSIIRTFLIDPVGLIEGLRHPDEQESVPGFRGARFSRSRHCLPAIVARVAEGRETAKREHNAPLSQALKIIMNAFYGVLGSSGCRFFDPRLASSITLRGHQIMQRTRQLIEAQGHVVIYGDTDSTFVWLRRAHGQEEAARIGRELVAHVNQWWRGYVRDEFGLESALELQFETHFKRFLMPTIRGAEEGSKKRYAGLVTRADGSDEIVYKGLETVRTDWSPLARQFQQELYGRIFHRQPYQDYVRDYVRQTLAGAFDDRLVYRKRLRRPLEDYERNVPPHVRAARLADEFNQRQGRPRQYQNGGWISYVITVAGPEPLETRNAPIDYDHYVTKQLQPVADAILPFVEDDFSTLVGGQMGLF, encoded by the coding sequence GTGGATTTACAGCAGGGCTTCGTCCTGACCCGGCATTGGCGCGATACCCCGGCCGGCACCGAAGTCGAGTTCTGGTTGGCGACTGATGCCGGCCCCCGACGTGTGCGCCTGCCGGTGCAGCCGTCGGTGGCGTTTGTGCCGCAGATCCAGCGCGGCCAGCTCGAAGCCCTGCTGCAAGGGGAGAAGGACATAGAGCTCCGTCCCCTGGACCTGCTGGATTTCGAACACCGTCCGGTGTTGGGGCTGTATTGCCAGCAACACGCCCAGTTGATGCGCCTGGACACCACCTTGCGCCGTGCCGGTGTGGAGGTGTTCGAGGCGGATATCCGGCCGCCGGAGCGCTACCTGATGGAACGCTTCATCACCGCACCGGTCTGGTTTGGCGGTACGCCGGCCGCCGATGGCCTGCTGGTCGACGTCCAGATGAAGCCGGCGCCCGACTACCGGCCGCCGTTGCGCCTGGTGTCCCTGGACATCGAAACCACCGCCCAGGGCGAACTGTACTCGATTGCCCTGGAAGGCTGTGGTGAGCGCCAGGTCTACATGCTCGGGCCCGCCAACGGCGACGATAGCGGCGTGGATTTCCAGCTGGAATACTGCGAATCACGCACGGCGCTGCTGAAAAAACTCAACGACTGGTTCGCCCGTTTCGACCCCGATGGGATCATTGGCTGGAACCTGGTGCAATTCGATCTGCGGGTGCTGCATGAACACGCCCGGCGGCTGGCGGTGCCATTGCGCCTGGGGCGCGGTGGCGAAGAAATGCAATGGCGCGAACACGGTACGCGCAACAATCACTTCTTCGCCTCGGCCGCTGGCCGGCTGATCATCGACGGTATCGAGTCCCTGCGCTCAGCCACTTGGAGTTTCCCCTCGTTCAGCCTGGAAAACGTCGCCCAGACGCTGCTGGGGGAGGGCAAGTCCATCGATAACCCGTACCAGCGCATGGACGAGATCAATCGCATGTTCGCCGAGGACAAGCCGGCCCTGGCCCGCTACAACCTCAAGGACTGCGAGCTGGTGACGCGGATCTTCGCCAAGACCGAACTGCTCAAGTTCCTCCTGGAACGGGCCAGCGTCACCGGCCTGCCGGCGGACCGCAGCGGTGGTTCGGTGGCGGCCTTCACGCACCTGTACATGCCGCTGATGCATCGCCAGGGTTTCGTCGCACCGAATCTTGGCCAGCGTCCACCCGAAGCCAGCCCGGGCGGCTTTGTCATGGACTCCCAGCCGGGGCTCTACGAGTCGGTGCTGGTGCTGGACTACAAGAGCCTCTACCCGTCGATCATCCGTACCTTCCTGATTGATCCGGTGGGTTTGATCGAAGGCCTGCGCCACCCGGATGAGCAGGAATCGGTACCCGGCTTTCGCGGGGCGCGCTTCTCTCGTAGCCGACATTGTCTGCCGGCCATCGTCGCCCGGGTCGCCGAAGGCCGGGAAACCGCCAAGCGCGAACACAATGCGCCACTGTCCCAAGCGCTGAAAATCATCATGAACGCTTTTTATGGCGTGCTCGGTTCCAGTGGCTGTCGCTTCTTCGATCCGCGCCTGGCCTCGTCCATCACCCTGCGTGGTCACCAGATCATGCAGCGCACCCGCCAGTTGATCGAAGCCCAGGGGCATGTGGTGATCTATGGCGATACCGACTCCACGTTCGTCTGGCTACGCCGGGCCCACGGCCAGGAAGAGGCGGCCAGGATCGGCCGCGAGCTGGTGGCGCACGTCAACCAGTGGTGGCGCGGGTACGTACGTGACGAATTCGGGCTGGAGAGCGCGCTGGAGTTGCAGTTCGAAACCCACTTCAAGCGCTTCTTGATGCCGACCATTCGGGGCGCGGAGGAGGGCAGCAAGAAACGCTACGCCGGGCTGGTGACGCGCGCCGACGGCAGCGACGAAATTGTCTACAAGGGCCTGGAAACCGTGCGCACCGACTGGTCGCCGCTGGCCCGGCAGTTCCAGCAGGAGCTGTACGGGCGGATCTTCCACCGCCAGCCCTATCAGGATTATGTGCGCGATTATGTGCGACAGACCCTGGCCGGTGCGTTCGATGATCGGCTGGTCTACCGCAAGCGCCTGCGCCGGCCACTGGAAGACTACGAACGCAACGTCCCGCCCCATGTGCGAGCCGCGCGCCTGGCCGATGAGTTCAACCAGCGTCAGGGCCGGCCGCGGCAGTACCAGAACGGCGGCTGGATCAGCTACGTCATCACCGTCGCCGGCCCTGAACCTTTGGAAACCCGCAATGCACCCATCGATTACGACCACTACGTGACCAAACAGCTACAGCCGGTGGCGGATGCGATCCTACCGTTTGTGGAGGATGATTTTTCGACGTTGGTGGGTGGGCAGATGGGGTTGTTCTGA
- a CDS encoding glutathione S-transferase family protein — MYQLFGYRQSGSSAVEVALCLCKVAYRRVDAYSTEDSDAAKELEKLNPQKQVPTLLLPDGSVLTEAAAILIHLGLTFPASKLLPQDPAQRAQAIRGLVYIAANCYTPIGIIDFPQRWLEDADEATRQRLISGTQQRLYHNWALFADQFPARPFLSGAEPGALDILAAVITKWRDTRAAMLNARPAFYELLERIDHHPRVAPVLSLHWPE, encoded by the coding sequence ATGTATCAGTTATTCGGTTACAGGCAATCCGGTTCCTCGGCGGTGGAGGTTGCCCTGTGTCTTTGTAAGGTGGCTTATCGGCGGGTCGATGCCTATTCGACCGAGGACAGCGATGCAGCGAAAGAGCTTGAGAAACTCAACCCGCAGAAGCAGGTGCCGACCCTGCTGTTGCCGGATGGCTCGGTGCTGACTGAGGCGGCGGCGATCCTGATCCACCTCGGGTTGACCTTCCCCGCATCGAAGCTGCTTCCGCAAGATCCGGCCCAGCGTGCGCAAGCCATACGGGGCCTGGTTTACATCGCGGCCAATTGCTACACGCCCATCGGCATTATCGATTTTCCGCAACGCTGGCTGGAGGATGCGGACGAAGCGACTCGGCAGCGTTTGATATCCGGCACGCAGCAACGGCTGTATCACAACTGGGCGCTGTTTGCCGACCAGTTCCCGGCCCGACCTTTTCTCAGCGGTGCCGAACCGGGGGCGCTGGATATCCTGGCGGCCGTGATCACGAAGTGGAGAGATACGCGGGCGGCGATGCTAAACGCACGTCCAGCGTTCTACGAGTTGTTGGAGCGCATCGATCACCATCCGCGTGTTGCGCCCGTGCTGTCGCTGCATTGGCCTGAGTGA
- a CDS encoding aldo/keto reductase, translating into MKTLELAGVSVPVIGQGTWRMGEEPSHHKKEVAALRLGIELGMTLIDTAEMYAEGGAETVVGEAITGLRDQVFLVSKVYPHNASRKGIPLACERSLRRLDTDYIDLYLLHWRGQYPLEETVEAFERLREEGKIGRWGVSNFDVADLEELAAPACATNQVLYNLQERGIEFDLLPWCQKRPMPVMAYCPVGQGGHLLKDHTLGQIAERHRATPAQIALAWLLRQDNVIAIPKAVKPEHVRLNAEAANLKLEPQDLAALDLIFPQPQGKQRLAMV; encoded by the coding sequence ATGAAGACTCTGGAATTGGCCGGCGTGTCCGTACCGGTGATCGGCCAAGGCACCTGGCGCATGGGTGAGGAACCGTCCCATCACAAGAAAGAAGTGGCGGCCCTGCGGCTGGGAATCGAACTGGGCATGACCCTGATCGACACGGCAGAGATGTACGCCGAGGGCGGAGCCGAAACCGTCGTTGGCGAAGCGATCACCGGCCTGCGCGACCAGGTTTTCCTGGTGAGCAAGGTCTATCCCCACAACGCCAGTCGCAAAGGCATTCCCCTGGCCTGCGAACGCAGCTTGCGCCGGCTCGACACCGATTACATCGACCTTTACCTGCTGCACTGGCGCGGTCAGTACCCGCTGGAGGAAACCGTCGAAGCCTTCGAACGCCTGCGTGAAGAAGGCAAGATCGGCCGTTGGGGCGTGTCGAACTTCGACGTGGCGGACCTTGAAGAACTGGCCGCGCCAGCCTGCGCGACCAACCAGGTGCTGTACAACCTGCAAGAACGCGGTATCGAATTCGACCTGCTGCCCTGGTGCCAGAAACGGCCCATGCCAGTCATGGCTTACTGCCCGGTCGGCCAGGGCGGGCACCTGCTCAAGGATCACACCCTGGGACAAATCGCCGAACGCCATCGCGCCACACCGGCGCAAATAGCACTGGCCTGGTTGCTGCGCCAGGACAATGTCATTGCGATTCCCAAGGCCGTGAAGCCCGAGCATGTGCGTTTGAATGCCGAGGCGGCGAACCTGAAGCTTGAACCGCAGGACCTGGCCGCGCTGGACCTGATATTTCCCCAGCCTCAAGGAAAGCAGCGGCTGGCGATGGTCTGA